A window from Fundidesulfovibrio magnetotacticus encodes these proteins:
- a CDS encoding RluA family pseudouridine synthase: MITTRTVSHAEAGQKLVQYLGRILPDTPGSVFMRWIRTGQVRVDGKRAKPFDRLSVGQNVRIPPFAAAESSPPAAASSEIPQLPGLQLAGFDDLYLAIAKPAGLPVHPGSGWTDSIQTRLAQAFAGQPFVPTIVHRLDRDTSGVLLAARTHNALTSAHQALKDHQAAKEYLCWTTGRWNLSPPGQTVELTDRLEKAGDPGLQRVQTGDSGKEARLLATPLAILDDRSLLLVRLLTGRTHQIRVQLASRGHPIVGDPKYGSGSPPLRLHAWRVTLHGKTWRCPPAWDGDWDSTPWTTDKETDNDAQP; this comes from the coding sequence GTGATCACCACCCGCACCGTCTCCCACGCCGAAGCCGGACAAAAGCTCGTCCAATACCTGGGACGCATCCTCCCGGACACCCCCGGCTCCGTCTTCATGCGCTGGATACGCACCGGGCAGGTCCGCGTGGACGGCAAACGCGCCAAACCCTTCGACCGCCTCTCAGTCGGCCAGAACGTGCGCATCCCACCCTTCGCGGCGGCCGAATCGTCGCCCCCCGCCGCCGCCTCCAGCGAAATCCCCCAACTCCCGGGGCTCCAACTCGCCGGATTCGACGACCTCTACCTGGCCATCGCCAAACCCGCCGGACTCCCCGTGCATCCGGGCTCCGGCTGGACCGACTCCATCCAGACGCGCCTCGCCCAGGCCTTCGCCGGGCAACCCTTCGTCCCCACCATCGTCCACCGCCTGGACCGCGACACCTCCGGCGTGCTCCTCGCCGCGCGCACCCACAACGCCCTCACCAGCGCACACCAGGCCCTCAAGGACCATCAGGCCGCAAAAGAATACCTCTGCTGGACCACCGGCCGCTGGAACCTCTCACCACCAGGACAAACCGTCGAATTGACCGACCGCCTCGAAAAAGCCGGAGACCCCGGACTCCAGCGCGTCCAAACCGGCGACTCCGGCAAAGAAGCGCGACTCCTGGCCACCCCCCTGGCCATCCTCGATGACCGCTCCCTCCTGCTCGTGCGGCTCCTCACCGGCCGCACCCACCAGATCCGCGTCCAACTCGCCTCGCGCGGACACCCCATCGTCGGCGACCCCAAATACGGCAGCGGTTCACCACCGCTGCGACTCCACGCCTGGCGCGTCACGCTGCACGGCAAGACCTGGCGCTGCCCCCCCGCCTGGGACGGCGACTGGGACTCCACGCCCTGGACCACGGACAAGGAAACGGACAACGACGCGCAGCCTTGA